Proteins co-encoded in one Gossypium arboreum isolate Shixiya-1 chromosome 11, ASM2569848v2, whole genome shotgun sequence genomic window:
- the LOC108470875 gene encoding uncharacterized protein LOC108470875 isoform X3, with protein MEHYDVEEICYWSLLSMVHQLDYAFNEVKRLYFLEPGKTVEDGLKLLFDDNSVLELSNHLNKFGEISIYVDHIGDGNEKSSDIPLPIAFFKPVDKSFDEDGKKGINENVEDDLNIDGINWSSDEGDDELTLTQLKDLNRFGTEDVGSLGLIGKGGTKDVGAGPSEPHGVDHCGARSSGTHCMTDNYAVQSRVGGDGQDVVHSSGDDGPKSDYIDLDDPGSYVTTSDGLDAEDAQRVPSGGLSYNPGVGDQGFFLGQIFRDAAQFKMALNDHSLKNQFSYCYKKTEKVRVRAKCATNGCQWEILASQHGNDNSFRVKTYFSQHSCLPTTHKKRVTSNVMPQKGWGRKGLEGTKKVKMSRVGRIMKCSICHKEGHIRTKCPMMPDAQSSNYVNLKNVSNKRKASTSTAPATTSTNDDQSSSERMVKVKKARPQSASGLNARKKTENG; from the exons ATGGAGCATTATGATGTCGAAGAGATATGTTATTGGAGTTTGTTGTCGATGGTGCATCAACTCGACTATGCCTTCAATGAGGTTAAACGGTTGTATTTCTTAGAGCCAGGAAAAACTGTAGAGGATGGTTTGAAGTTGTTGTTTGACGACAATAGTGTGCTTGAGTTGTCAAATCATTTAAATAAATTTGGTGAAATTTCTATTTATGTTGACCACATCGGTGATGGAAATGAGAAATCTAGTGACATTCCTTTACCTATAGCTTTCTTTAAGCCGGTTGACAAGTCGTTTGATGAAGATGGTAAGAAGGGTATTAATGAGAATGTAGAAGATGATCTCAATATAGATGGTATAAATTGGTCTAGTGATGAGGGGGACGATGAGTTAACTCTAACTCAACTAAAAGATTTGAATAGGTTCGGCACAGAGGACGTAGGTAGTTTAGGCCTAATTGGAAAAGGGGGTACTAAGGATGTGGGTGCAGGCCCATCTGAACCACATGGTGTGGACCATTGTGGTGCAAGGTCATCTGGAACACATTGTATGACTGATAATTATGCAGTACAATCCAGAGTTGGTGGTGATGGCCAAGATGTTGTACACAGTTCTGGTGATGATGGACCCAAGAGTGATTACATTGATTTGGATGATCCAGGTAGTTATGTAACCACATCTGATGGATTGGATGCTGAAGATGCCCAAAGGGTACCTTCGGGGGGATTGTCTTACAATCCTGGTGTTGGCGATCAAGGGTTTTTTCTTGGCCAGATATTCAGAGATGCTGCACAGTTTAAGATGGCTCTTAATGACCATTCTTTGAAAAATCAGTTTTCATATTGCTACAAAAAGACTGAAAAAGTTCGGGTGAGAGCAAAATGTGCCACAAATGGTTGTCAGTGGGAGATATTAGCCTCTCAGCATGGCAACGACAATTCATTTAGGGTTAAGACATATTTCTCTCAACATTCCTGCTTGCCTACCACTCACAAGAAACGAGTGACATCCAATGTGATGCCACAAAAGGGGTGGGGGAGAAAAGGCTTAGAGGGGACAAAGAAGGTGAAAATGTCCAGGGTTGGAAGAATAATGAAGTGTAGCATTTGCCACAAAGAAGGCCACATCAGAACCAAATGCCCCATGATGCCAGATGCACAATCATCAAATTACGTAAACTTGAAG AATGTTTCAAATAAAAGGAAGGCTTCTACATCAACTGCTCCTGCAACCACATCTACAAATGATGATCAATCTTCTTCTGAAAGGATGGTAAAAGTGAAAAAAGCTCGGCCTCAAAGCGCTTCGGGATTGAATGCAA GAAAAAAGACAGAGAATGGTTAA
- the LOC108470875 gene encoding uncharacterized protein LOC108470875 isoform X1, giving the protein MATGGAGSSQKNVKIRFYHGGTFEGNPKSSYLNGKVELMEHYDVEEICYWSLLSMVHQLDYAFNEVKRLYFLEPGKTVEDGLKLLFDDNSVLELSNHLNKFGEISIYVDHIGDGNEKSSDIPLPIAFFKPVDKSFDEDGKKGINENVEDDLNIDGINWSSDEGDDELTLTQLKDLNRFGTEDVGSLGLIGKGGTKDVGAGPSEPHGVDHCGARSSGTHCMTDNYAVQSRVGGDGQDVVHSSGDDGPKSDYIDLDDPGSYVTTSDGLDAEDAQRVPSGGLSYNPGVGDQGFFLGQIFRDAAQFKMALNDHSLKNQFSYCYKKTEKVRVRAKCATNGCQWEILASQHGNDNSFRVKTYFSQHSCLPTTHKKRVTSNVMPQKGWGRKGLEGTKKVKMSRVGRIMKCSICHKEGHIRTKCPMMPDAQSSNYVNLKNVSNKRKASTSTAPATTSTNDDQSSSERMVKVKKARPQSASGLNARKKTENG; this is encoded by the exons ATGGCCACCG GTGGAGCCGGATCGTCTcagaaaaatgttaaaataagatTCTATCACGGTGGAACTTTtgaggggaacccaaaatcatcatATCTGAATGGGAAAGTAGAACTTATGGAGCATTATGATGTCGAAGAGATATGTTATTGGAGTTTGTTGTCGATGGTGCATCAACTCGACTATGCCTTCAATGAGGTTAAACGGTTGTATTTCTTAGAGCCAGGAAAAACTGTAGAGGATGGTTTGAAGTTGTTGTTTGACGACAATAGTGTGCTTGAGTTGTCAAATCATTTAAATAAATTTGGTGAAATTTCTATTTATGTTGACCACATCGGTGATGGAAATGAGAAATCTAGTGACATTCCTTTACCTATAGCTTTCTTTAAGCCGGTTGACAAGTCGTTTGATGAAGATGGTAAGAAGGGTATTAATGAGAATGTAGAAGATGATCTCAATATAGATGGTATAAATTGGTCTAGTGATGAGGGGGACGATGAGTTAACTCTAACTCAACTAAAAGATTTGAATAGGTTCGGCACAGAGGACGTAGGTAGTTTAGGCCTAATTGGAAAAGGGGGTACTAAGGATGTGGGTGCAGGCCCATCTGAACCACATGGTGTGGACCATTGTGGTGCAAGGTCATCTGGAACACATTGTATGACTGATAATTATGCAGTACAATCCAGAGTTGGTGGTGATGGCCAAGATGTTGTACACAGTTCTGGTGATGATGGACCCAAGAGTGATTACATTGATTTGGATGATCCAGGTAGTTATGTAACCACATCTGATGGATTGGATGCTGAAGATGCCCAAAGGGTACCTTCGGGGGGATTGTCTTACAATCCTGGTGTTGGCGATCAAGGGTTTTTTCTTGGCCAGATATTCAGAGATGCTGCACAGTTTAAGATGGCTCTTAATGACCATTCTTTGAAAAATCAGTTTTCATATTGCTACAAAAAGACTGAAAAAGTTCGGGTGAGAGCAAAATGTGCCACAAATGGTTGTCAGTGGGAGATATTAGCCTCTCAGCATGGCAACGACAATTCATTTAGGGTTAAGACATATTTCTCTCAACATTCCTGCTTGCCTACCACTCACAAGAAACGAGTGACATCCAATGTGATGCCACAAAAGGGGTGGGGGAGAAAAGGCTTAGAGGGGACAAAGAAGGTGAAAATGTCCAGGGTTGGAAGAATAATGAAGTGTAGCATTTGCCACAAAGAAGGCCACATCAGAACCAAATGCCCCATGATGCCAGATGCACAATCATCAAATTACGTAAACTTGAAG AATGTTTCAAATAAAAGGAAGGCTTCTACATCAACTGCTCCTGCAACCACATCTACAAATGATGATCAATCTTCTTCTGAAAGGATGGTAAAAGTGAAAAAAGCTCGGCCTCAAAGCGCTTCGGGATTGAATGCAA GAAAAAAGACAGAGAATGGTTAA
- the LOC108470875 gene encoding uncharacterized protein LOC108470875 isoform X2, whose amino-acid sequence MATGGAGSSQKNVKIRFYHGGTFEGNPKSSYLNGKVELMEHYDVEEICYWSLLSMVHQLDYAFNEVKRLYFLEPGKTVEDGLKLLFDDNSVLELSNHLNKFGEISIYVDHIGDGNEKSSDIPLPIAFFKPVDKSFDEDGKKGINENVEDDLNIDGINWSSDEGDDELTLTQLKDLNRFGTEDVGSLGLIGKGGTKDVGAGPSEPHGVDHCGARSSGTHCMTDNYAVQSRVGGDGQDVVHSSGDDGPKSDYIDLDDPGSYVTTSDGLDAEDAQRVPSGGLSYNPGVGDQGFFLGQIFRDAAQFKMALNDHSLKNQFSYCYKKTEKVRVRAKCATNGCQWEILASQHGNDNSFRVKTYFSQHSCLPTTHKKRVTSNVMPQKGWGRKGLEGTKKVKMSRVGRIMKCSICHKEGHIRTKCPMMPDAQSSNYVNLKNVSNKRKASTSTAPATTSTNDDQSSSERMVKVKKARPQSASGLNANFAR is encoded by the exons ATGGCCACCG GTGGAGCCGGATCGTCTcagaaaaatgttaaaataagatTCTATCACGGTGGAACTTTtgaggggaacccaaaatcatcatATCTGAATGGGAAAGTAGAACTTATGGAGCATTATGATGTCGAAGAGATATGTTATTGGAGTTTGTTGTCGATGGTGCATCAACTCGACTATGCCTTCAATGAGGTTAAACGGTTGTATTTCTTAGAGCCAGGAAAAACTGTAGAGGATGGTTTGAAGTTGTTGTTTGACGACAATAGTGTGCTTGAGTTGTCAAATCATTTAAATAAATTTGGTGAAATTTCTATTTATGTTGACCACATCGGTGATGGAAATGAGAAATCTAGTGACATTCCTTTACCTATAGCTTTCTTTAAGCCGGTTGACAAGTCGTTTGATGAAGATGGTAAGAAGGGTATTAATGAGAATGTAGAAGATGATCTCAATATAGATGGTATAAATTGGTCTAGTGATGAGGGGGACGATGAGTTAACTCTAACTCAACTAAAAGATTTGAATAGGTTCGGCACAGAGGACGTAGGTAGTTTAGGCCTAATTGGAAAAGGGGGTACTAAGGATGTGGGTGCAGGCCCATCTGAACCACATGGTGTGGACCATTGTGGTGCAAGGTCATCTGGAACACATTGTATGACTGATAATTATGCAGTACAATCCAGAGTTGGTGGTGATGGCCAAGATGTTGTACACAGTTCTGGTGATGATGGACCCAAGAGTGATTACATTGATTTGGATGATCCAGGTAGTTATGTAACCACATCTGATGGATTGGATGCTGAAGATGCCCAAAGGGTACCTTCGGGGGGATTGTCTTACAATCCTGGTGTTGGCGATCAAGGGTTTTTTCTTGGCCAGATATTCAGAGATGCTGCACAGTTTAAGATGGCTCTTAATGACCATTCTTTGAAAAATCAGTTTTCATATTGCTACAAAAAGACTGAAAAAGTTCGGGTGAGAGCAAAATGTGCCACAAATGGTTGTCAGTGGGAGATATTAGCCTCTCAGCATGGCAACGACAATTCATTTAGGGTTAAGACATATTTCTCTCAACATTCCTGCTTGCCTACCACTCACAAGAAACGAGTGACATCCAATGTGATGCCACAAAAGGGGTGGGGGAGAAAAGGCTTAGAGGGGACAAAGAAGGTGAAAATGTCCAGGGTTGGAAGAATAATGAAGTGTAGCATTTGCCACAAAGAAGGCCACATCAGAACCAAATGCCCCATGATGCCAGATGCACAATCATCAAATTACGTAAACTTGAAG AATGTTTCAAATAAAAGGAAGGCTTCTACATCAACTGCTCCTGCAACCACATCTACAAATGATGATCAATCTTCTTCTGAAAGGATGGTAAAAGTGAAAAAAGCTCGGCCTCAAAGCGCTTCGGGATTGAATGCAA attttgctcgttag